Proteins found in one Neodiprion lecontei isolate iyNeoLeco1 chromosome 6, iyNeoLeco1.1, whole genome shotgun sequence genomic segment:
- the LOC107227212 gene encoding ectonucleoside triphosphate diphosphohydrolase 5 isoform X3 translates to MNRPNRTNIIMIIIIGIAVLVYIGISMGLKPVRMGSKALDRLAFSLNLQKPFYAVIIDAGSTGSRVLAFSFHESIINSNLILDDELFEQIKPGLSSFADNPAKGAESLEILINKAKTVIPKSEWQHTPLSMKATAGLRLLPKEKANKLLEECEKVFQNSGFLTSKNSVSIMDGTDEGIFSWFTVNFLLDRLTPQSHENTVAALDLGGGSTQVTFAPDSNHIKDQEKHIFSINAFNNNISIYTHSYLGMGLMAARKAILTYGQNLEIEENTPSAGSKVEIRSECINPIISTDWSYGGVNYVVKGPLNGTHKVVKTQNFGGVDEDRPVVRFAECLQIVRNYVGTIVNKPLGLENREIMAFSYYFDRATEVGLIDPFAGGVVTVGTFLKQATESCDYPNTDQPFICLDLTFIYVLLRDGFDLQPATKLQLYKKINSHELSWALGAAFNILQNGL, encoded by the exons ATGAACCGCCCAAATAGGACTAAcattataatgataattataattggaATAGCTGTTCTGGTTTATATAGGGATATCCATGGGATTAAAACCAGTTAGGATGGGCAGTAAAGCTTTAGATCGTTTAGCGTTTTCGCTTAATCTTCAGAAACCGTTTTACGCGGTGATTATCGATGCAGGTTCAACCGGAAGCCGTGTACTGGCTTTTAGTTTCCACGAATcgataataaattcaaatttaattctgGACGATGAATTATTTGAGCAGATAAAACCAGGGCTGAGTTCTTTTGCCGATAATCCAGCAAAAGGTGCTGAATCTCtggaaattttaataaacaaaGCCAAAACTGTTATACCAAAATCAGAATGGCAACATACTCCCCTAAGTATGAAAGCAACGGCTGGTTTAAGGCTATTACCAAAAGAAAAAGCCAACAAATTGCTTGAAGAATGTGAAAAGGTGTTTCAAAATTCAGGTTTCTTAACTTCTAAAAACTCAGTATCCATAATGGACGGTACTGATGAAGGAATATTTTCCTGGTTCACAGTCAATTTTTTACTAGATCGTCTAACGCCACAAAGTCATGAAAACACAGTAGCAGCATTAGATTTGGGTGGTGGGTCCACACAAGTAACTTTTGCACCTGATAGCAATCATATTAAAGATCAAGAAAAGCATATATTTTCCATCAATGCCTTCAACAATAATATAAGCATTTATACTCATAGCTATTTAGGCATGGGGCTTATGGCAGCTAGGAAAGCAATTTTAACATATGGCCAGAATCTAGAAATAGAGGAAAACACCCCTTCTGCAGGATCTAAAGTAGAGATACGTTCGGAATGTATTAATCCTATAATATCCACTGACTGGAGTTACGGCGGAGTAAATTACGTAGTTAAAGGTCCACTCAATGGAACCCATAAAGTTGTAAAGACCCAAAACTTTGGTGGGGTCGACGAGGACAGACCAGTTGTCAGATTCGCGGAATGTTTGCAAATTGTCAGGAATTATGTTGGCACGATTGTCAACAAACCACTGGGATTAGAGAACCGAGAAATTATGGCATTCTCGtattactttgatcgagccacgGAGGTGGGACTCATTGACCCATTTGCTGGCGGAGTTGTTACAGTTGGTACTTTCTTGAAACAAGCCACAGAAAGCTGCGACTATCCGAATACCGACCAACCATTCATATGCTTGGACTTGACATTCATTTATGTCTTACTTCGAGATGGCTTTGATTTACAACCAGCAACTAAATTACAA ttgtacaaaaaaattaattctcacGAATTGAGCTGGGCTCTCGGGGCAGCTTTCAACATTTTGCAGAATGGGCTCTGA
- the LOC107227213 gene encoding mitochondrial 2-oxodicarboxylate carrier, with protein MVQQREGPGLLKQAAIQIGAGGSAGFVEVCIMHPMDLVKTRFQLQVKPTAADPTYYTGIVDCMKKMYVSEGFGAYWKGIIPPIIVETPKRAVKFFTFEQYKQFFLFGASSPTPLTFSCAGFFAGVTEGALVNPFEVIKVQLQSNRKKMKESPSTILVTKEIIRTKGLGLNGLYKGLSATVLRNAVFNSVYFGFYHSVKSYIPLNNDPWLEFFTKVGIGFTSGTLASCLNIPFDVAKSRIQGPQPQPDRVKYKGTFRTIAIVYREEGFRALYKGLLPKVVRLGPGGAIMLVVYDYMHHFLTHKFAN; from the exons ATGGTACAGCAAAGGGAAGGACCAGGCCTTCTGAAGCAGGCCGCTATTCAAATCGGTGCTGGGGGTTCGGCAGGTTTTGTAGAAGTATGTATAATGCATCCGATGGATCTAGTCAAGACACGCTTTCAGCTACAAGTCAAACCCACTGCCGCAGACCCGACATATTATACTGGGATTGTggattgtatgaaaaaaatgtatgtgaGCGAAGGTTTCGGTGCTTATTGGAAGGGAATTATACCCCCCATCATTGTTGAAACACCGAAAAGAGCTGTGAAG TTTTTTACCTTCGAGCAGTACAAACAATTCTTCCTGTTTGGGGCGAGCAGTCCGACACCATTA ACATTTTCATGCGCTGGATTTTTTGCCGGGGTTACAGAGGGTGCATTGGTGAACCCTTTCGAAGTTATAAAGGTTCAGTTGCAATCAAATCGTAAGAAAATGAAGGAAAGCCCATCAACCATTTTAGTTACCAAGGAAATAATACGAACCAAAGGCTTGGGTTTAAATGGTCTGTATAAAGGCCTTAGTGCAACCGTTTTGAGGAATGCAGTTTTCAACTCCGTTTACTTTGGATTCTATCATTCTGTCAAAAGCTATATACCACTGAACAATGATCCTTGGCTGGAATTCTTTACAAAG GTTGGCATAGGGTTTACTTCCGGAACTTTAGCATCGTGTTTAAATATTCCATTCGATGTCGCAAAAAGTCGCATACAAGGACCACAGCCCCAACCAGATAGAGTGAAATACAAAGGAACGTTTAGGACTATTGCCATAGTGTACCGTGAAGAGGG ATTCAGAGCATTGTATAAAGGTTTGCTACCCAAAGTAGTGCGATTGGGACCTGGTGGAGCTATAATGCTTGTGGTCTATGATTACATGCATCACTTCCTCACACACAAATTCGCAAATTAA
- the LOC107227206 gene encoding uncharacterized protein C19orf47 homolog isoform X1, with protein MTLQLLPSLSSLHKKHQRHLCLGSYLFTSSSYPCVVCMHPRPLGAIYKMAVSLSAYWVKFFIGAGFPQDVATKHAVVFSNNRIHPDMLPELDKPSLKEMGITLMGDMIAILRYAKKVVEETTCEKFLVDSEGSIVSKITAKPVLKKPAIKMVTRSATPGKVKTEPENTTKIMKNTANAATTSSDMAKKKPVAAKVVSRVIERPKSQVSLKRKLDSCSDDYESEASDEDWDNNNPKKIAPEDEVGYKVIMPKGTTLRSRKILKKVLEQKRTVFDRLGDSSVTSTTNLAETATPTFNVTGLGKEVFKRNSSVFNRLGDKDGKKEQLPYVGILKNGTSSTATPGILKNSSTRLGNTILTTTKVVKMASKPTGGTMRADQEKKQKIVLGKAKQLVRVNKKITINNPSPTTTKVIRKLATSSKLASQQASALPAKARLGVTKLSPVKQVTFNKTATVKRLVKPGVFSRLGV; from the exons ATGACATTGCAATTACTCCCTTCGCTGTCTTCGTTGCACAAGAAACACCAGCGCCATCTTTGTTTAGGCAGCTATTTGTTTACATCGAGTTCGTACCCTTGTGTAGTCTGTATGCATCCACGGCCGTTGGGTGCGATTTACAAAATGGCCGTGTCCCTGTCAG CATACTGGGTAAAGTTCTTCATCGGAGCTGGTTTCCCTCAAGATGTCGCAACCAAACATGCGGTTGTATTTTCGAACAATCGTATCCATCCGGACATGTTGCCGGAACTTGATAAGCCGAGTCTGAAAGAGATGGGGATAACTTTGATGGGAGATATGATAGCAATCTTGCGATATGCAAAAAAAGTCGTCGAGGAGACtacgtgtgaaaaatttctggtAGATTCTGAAGGTTCGATAGTGTCAAAGATTACAGCTAAGCCTGTATTGAAAAAGCCAGCTATTAAAATGGTAACCAGAAGTGCCACACCTGGTAAAGTCAAAACAGAACCAGAAAACACtacaaaaataatgaaaaacacaGCCAATGCAGCAACGACCTCGTCAGACATGGCTAAAAAGAAACCTGTAGCTGCTAAAGTTGTATCGCGTGTTATTGAAAGGCCAAAATCCCAAGTATCTcttaaaagaaaattagatTCGTGTTCCGATGATTATGAGAGCGAAGCTAGCGACGAAGACTGggataataataatccaaaaaaaattgcacctGAAGATGAGGTTGGGTATAAAGTAATAATGCCTAAAGGCACAACACTGAGAAGTCgtaagatattgaaaaaagttttggaACAAAAAAGGACAGTGTTTGATCGCCTTGGCGATAGTTCGGTTACCAGTACGACAAACCTTGCAGAAACAGCAACACCTACCTTTAACGTTACAGGATTAGGAAAAGAGGTGTTCAAAAGAAATTCGAGTGTTTTTAACAGGCTGGGAGATAAAGACGGTAAAAAAGAGCAGCTACCTTACGTTGGAATTCTGAAGAATGGTACAAGCAGCACTGCGACACCTGGcatcttgaaaaattcttcaaccAGACTGGGAAATACAATCCTAACAACAACGAAGGTGGTCAAGATGGCCTCAAAGCCTACCGGTGGCACCATGCGAGCTGAccaagagaaaaaacaaaaaattgttctcGGCAAAGCAAAGCAGTTGGTACGAGTCAATAAGAAAATCACCATCAATAACCCCTCACCTACCACTACGAAAGTCATCCGGAAGCTCGCTACTTCAAGCAAACTGG CCTCGCAGCAAGCATCCGCTTTGCCTGCAAAAGCCCGCCTTGGTGTGACAAAATTGTCACCAGTAAAGCAAGTAACGTTTAACAAGACTGCAACCGTGAAAAGACTCGTGAAGCCAGGGGTCTTCAGCAGACTTGGAGTCTGA
- the LOC107227212 gene encoding ectonucleoside triphosphate diphosphohydrolase 5 isoform X2, with protein sequence MQYTLLEAQDGSSNNHYTAPRATKTMNRPNRTNIIMIIIIGIAVLVYIGISMGLKPVRMGSKALDRLAFSLNLQKPFYAVIIDAGSTGSRVLAFSFHESIINSNLILDDELFEQIKPGLSSFADNPAKGAESLEILINKAKTVIPKSEWQHTPLSMKATAGLRLLPKEKANKLLEECEKVFQNSGFLTSKNSVSIMDGTDEGIFSWFTVNFLLDRLTPQSHENTVAALDLGGGSTQVTFAPDSNHIKDQEKHIFSINAFNNNISIYTHSYLGMGLMAARKAILTYGQNLEIEENTPSAGSKVEIRSECINPIISTDWSYGGVNYVVKGPLNGTHKVVKTQNFGGVDEDRPVVRFAECLQIVRNYVGTIVNKPLGLENREIMAFSYYFDRATEVGLIDPFAGGVVTVGTFLKQATESCDYPNTDQPFICLDLTFIYVLLRDGFDLQPATKLQLYKKINSHELSWALGAAFNILQNGL encoded by the exons ATGCAATACACACTC TTGGAAGCACAAGATGGGAGCTCGAATAATCATTACACGGCACCGCGCGCGACGAAAACCATGAACCGCCCAAATAGGACTAAcattataatgataattataattggaATAGCTGTTCTGGTTTATATAGGGATATCCATGGGATTAAAACCAGTTAGGATGGGCAGTAAAGCTTTAGATCGTTTAGCGTTTTCGCTTAATCTTCAGAAACCGTTTTACGCGGTGATTATCGATGCAGGTTCAACCGGAAGCCGTGTACTGGCTTTTAGTTTCCACGAATcgataataaattcaaatttaattctgGACGATGAATTATTTGAGCAGATAAAACCAGGGCTGAGTTCTTTTGCCGATAATCCAGCAAAAGGTGCTGAATCTCtggaaattttaataaacaaaGCCAAAACTGTTATACCAAAATCAGAATGGCAACATACTCCCCTAAGTATGAAAGCAACGGCTGGTTTAAGGCTATTACCAAAAGAAAAAGCCAACAAATTGCTTGAAGAATGTGAAAAGGTGTTTCAAAATTCAGGTTTCTTAACTTCTAAAAACTCAGTATCCATAATGGACGGTACTGATGAAGGAATATTTTCCTGGTTCACAGTCAATTTTTTACTAGATCGTCTAACGCCACAAAGTCATGAAAACACAGTAGCAGCATTAGATTTGGGTGGTGGGTCCACACAAGTAACTTTTGCACCTGATAGCAATCATATTAAAGATCAAGAAAAGCATATATTTTCCATCAATGCCTTCAACAATAATATAAGCATTTATACTCATAGCTATTTAGGCATGGGGCTTATGGCAGCTAGGAAAGCAATTTTAACATATGGCCAGAATCTAGAAATAGAGGAAAACACCCCTTCTGCAGGATCTAAAGTAGAGATACGTTCGGAATGTATTAATCCTATAATATCCACTGACTGGAGTTACGGCGGAGTAAATTACGTAGTTAAAGGTCCACTCAATGGAACCCATAAAGTTGTAAAGACCCAAAACTTTGGTGGGGTCGACGAGGACAGACCAGTTGTCAGATTCGCGGAATGTTTGCAAATTGTCAGGAATTATGTTGGCACGATTGTCAACAAACCACTGGGATTAGAGAACCGAGAAATTATGGCATTCTCGtattactttgatcgagccacgGAGGTGGGACTCATTGACCCATTTGCTGGCGGAGTTGTTACAGTTGGTACTTTCTTGAAACAAGCCACAGAAAGCTGCGACTATCCGAATACCGACCAACCATTCATATGCTTGGACTTGACATTCATTTATGTCTTACTTCGAGATGGCTTTGATTTACAACCAGCAACTAAATTACAA ttgtacaaaaaaattaattctcacGAATTGAGCTGGGCTCTCGGGGCAGCTTTCAACATTTTGCAGAATGGGCTCTGA
- the LOC107227206 gene encoding uncharacterized protein C19orf47 homolog isoform X2, which yields MLPELDKPSLKEMGITLMGDMIAILRYAKKVVEETTCEKFLVDSEGSIVSKITAKPVLKKPAIKMVTRSATPGKVKTEPENTTKIMKNTANAATTSSDMAKKKPVAAKVVSRVIERPKSQVSLKRKLDSCSDDYESEASDEDWDNNNPKKIAPEDEVGYKVIMPKGTTLRSRKILKKVLEQKRTVFDRLGDSSVTSTTNLAETATPTFNVTGLGKEVFKRNSSVFNRLGDKDGKKEQLPYVGILKNGTSSTATPGILKNSSTRLGNTILTTTKVVKMASKPTGGTMRADQEKKQKIVLGKAKQLVRVNKKITINNPSPTTTKVIRKLATSSKLASQQASALPAKARLGVTKLSPVKQVTFNKTATVKRLVKPGVFSRLGV from the exons ATGTTGCCGGAACTTGATAAGCCGAGTCTGAAAGAGATGGGGATAACTTTGATGGGAGATATGATAGCAATCTTGCGATATGCAAAAAAAGTCGTCGAGGAGACtacgtgtgaaaaatttctggtAGATTCTGAAGGTTCGATAGTGTCAAAGATTACAGCTAAGCCTGTATTGAAAAAGCCAGCTATTAAAATGGTAACCAGAAGTGCCACACCTGGTAAAGTCAAAACAGAACCAGAAAACACtacaaaaataatgaaaaacacaGCCAATGCAGCAACGACCTCGTCAGACATGGCTAAAAAGAAACCTGTAGCTGCTAAAGTTGTATCGCGTGTTATTGAAAGGCCAAAATCCCAAGTATCTcttaaaagaaaattagatTCGTGTTCCGATGATTATGAGAGCGAAGCTAGCGACGAAGACTGggataataataatccaaaaaaaattgcacctGAAGATGAGGTTGGGTATAAAGTAATAATGCCTAAAGGCACAACACTGAGAAGTCgtaagatattgaaaaaagttttggaACAAAAAAGGACAGTGTTTGATCGCCTTGGCGATAGTTCGGTTACCAGTACGACAAACCTTGCAGAAACAGCAACACCTACCTTTAACGTTACAGGATTAGGAAAAGAGGTGTTCAAAAGAAATTCGAGTGTTTTTAACAGGCTGGGAGATAAAGACGGTAAAAAAGAGCAGCTACCTTACGTTGGAATTCTGAAGAATGGTACAAGCAGCACTGCGACACCTGGcatcttgaaaaattcttcaaccAGACTGGGAAATACAATCCTAACAACAACGAAGGTGGTCAAGATGGCCTCAAAGCCTACCGGTGGCACCATGCGAGCTGAccaagagaaaaaacaaaaaattgttctcGGCAAAGCAAAGCAGTTGGTACGAGTCAATAAGAAAATCACCATCAATAACCCCTCACCTACCACTACGAAAGTCATCCGGAAGCTCGCTACTTCAAGCAAACTGG CCTCGCAGCAAGCATCCGCTTTGCCTGCAAAAGCCCGCCTTGGTGTGACAAAATTGTCACCAGTAAAGCAAGTAACGTTTAACAAGACTGCAACCGTGAAAAGACTCGTGAAGCCAGGGGTCTTCAGCAGACTTGGAGTCTGA
- the LOC107227226 gene encoding uncharacterized protein LOC107227226, with amino-acid sequence MSSGKRYDIASESSSDEDYRRRRYKHSYSSNEKFDDYDEDNCKTLKKADRSSSSLDVTMRGGRSHSKRPCMNKNAQAARENRIRKKKHLEQNSGLAEFTRLLGKLLKVHA; translated from the exons ATGTCGTCGGGAAAACGTTACGATATCGCGAGCGAAAGTTCTTCGGACGAAGATTACCGGCGCAGGAGGTATAAGCATTCGTACTCAAGTAACGAGAAGTTTGACGATTACGACGAAGATAATtgtaaaacattgaaaaaggCGGACAGGTCGTCGAGCTCGTTGGACGTGACGATGAGAGGCGGCCGGAGCCATTCGAAGAGGCCGTGTATGAACAAAAACGCTCAAGCAGCCAGAGAAAACAGAATACGGAAGAAGAAACACTTGGAACAG AACAGTGGCTTGGCAGAGTTCACACGGCTGTTGGGGAAATTATTAAAAG TCCATGCATAA
- the LOC107227212 gene encoding ectonucleoside triphosphate diphosphohydrolase 5 isoform X1 has protein sequence MEMRKRKLEAQDGSSNNHYTAPRATKTMNRPNRTNIIMIIIIGIAVLVYIGISMGLKPVRMGSKALDRLAFSLNLQKPFYAVIIDAGSTGSRVLAFSFHESIINSNLILDDELFEQIKPGLSSFADNPAKGAESLEILINKAKTVIPKSEWQHTPLSMKATAGLRLLPKEKANKLLEECEKVFQNSGFLTSKNSVSIMDGTDEGIFSWFTVNFLLDRLTPQSHENTVAALDLGGGSTQVTFAPDSNHIKDQEKHIFSINAFNNNISIYTHSYLGMGLMAARKAILTYGQNLEIEENTPSAGSKVEIRSECINPIISTDWSYGGVNYVVKGPLNGTHKVVKTQNFGGVDEDRPVVRFAECLQIVRNYVGTIVNKPLGLENREIMAFSYYFDRATEVGLIDPFAGGVVTVGTFLKQATESCDYPNTDQPFICLDLTFIYVLLRDGFDLQPATKLQLYKKINSHELSWALGAAFNILQNGL, from the exons ATGGAAATGAGGAAAAGAAAG TTGGAAGCACAAGATGGGAGCTCGAATAATCATTACACGGCACCGCGCGCGACGAAAACCATGAACCGCCCAAATAGGACTAAcattataatgataattataattggaATAGCTGTTCTGGTTTATATAGGGATATCCATGGGATTAAAACCAGTTAGGATGGGCAGTAAAGCTTTAGATCGTTTAGCGTTTTCGCTTAATCTTCAGAAACCGTTTTACGCGGTGATTATCGATGCAGGTTCAACCGGAAGCCGTGTACTGGCTTTTAGTTTCCACGAATcgataataaattcaaatttaattctgGACGATGAATTATTTGAGCAGATAAAACCAGGGCTGAGTTCTTTTGCCGATAATCCAGCAAAAGGTGCTGAATCTCtggaaattttaataaacaaaGCCAAAACTGTTATACCAAAATCAGAATGGCAACATACTCCCCTAAGTATGAAAGCAACGGCTGGTTTAAGGCTATTACCAAAAGAAAAAGCCAACAAATTGCTTGAAGAATGTGAAAAGGTGTTTCAAAATTCAGGTTTCTTAACTTCTAAAAACTCAGTATCCATAATGGACGGTACTGATGAAGGAATATTTTCCTGGTTCACAGTCAATTTTTTACTAGATCGTCTAACGCCACAAAGTCATGAAAACACAGTAGCAGCATTAGATTTGGGTGGTGGGTCCACACAAGTAACTTTTGCACCTGATAGCAATCATATTAAAGATCAAGAAAAGCATATATTTTCCATCAATGCCTTCAACAATAATATAAGCATTTATACTCATAGCTATTTAGGCATGGGGCTTATGGCAGCTAGGAAAGCAATTTTAACATATGGCCAGAATCTAGAAATAGAGGAAAACACCCCTTCTGCAGGATCTAAAGTAGAGATACGTTCGGAATGTATTAATCCTATAATATCCACTGACTGGAGTTACGGCGGAGTAAATTACGTAGTTAAAGGTCCACTCAATGGAACCCATAAAGTTGTAAAGACCCAAAACTTTGGTGGGGTCGACGAGGACAGACCAGTTGTCAGATTCGCGGAATGTTTGCAAATTGTCAGGAATTATGTTGGCACGATTGTCAACAAACCACTGGGATTAGAGAACCGAGAAATTATGGCATTCTCGtattactttgatcgagccacgGAGGTGGGACTCATTGACCCATTTGCTGGCGGAGTTGTTACAGTTGGTACTTTCTTGAAACAAGCCACAGAAAGCTGCGACTATCCGAATACCGACCAACCATTCATATGCTTGGACTTGACATTCATTTATGTCTTACTTCGAGATGGCTTTGATTTACAACCAGCAACTAAATTACAA ttgtacaaaaaaattaattctcacGAATTGAGCTGGGCTCTCGGGGCAGCTTTCAACATTTTGCAGAATGGGCTCTGA